The following proteins are co-located in the Candidatus Accumulibacter cognatus genome:
- a CDS encoding prephenate dehydrogenase/arogenate dehydrogenase family protein has translation MSSAPLFGKVVVFGVGLIGGSFALALKAAGEAAEIVGFGRRIGSLTQALELGIVDRAGFNVGQEVSNADLVLIATPVGKTAEIMARIAPCLGRRTLVTDAGSTKGNVIAAARVHFAARLGQFVPAHPIAGAENSGALAARADLYRHKQIVLTPLPENRPEDIARVRSAWACCGGLVRELTAAEHDRIFAAVSHLPHLLSFALVHELTRRDNRELLFGFAASGFRDFTRIAASHPEMWRDICLANRTALLDELDHYRSELDELREALQRGDGTSLQATFDIARNARREWAAGQANE, from the coding sequence GTGAGCAGCGCACCGTTGTTCGGCAAGGTCGTTGTCTTTGGCGTCGGCCTGATCGGGGGATCCTTTGCGCTGGCCCTCAAGGCTGCCGGAGAGGCCGCAGAGATCGTCGGTTTCGGGCGTCGGATCGGCTCGCTGACGCAGGCGCTGGAGCTGGGTATCGTGGACCGTGCCGGATTCAATGTCGGGCAGGAGGTTTCCAATGCCGATCTGGTACTGATCGCTACGCCGGTCGGCAAGACCGCCGAGATCATGGCCCGTATCGCCCCCTGCCTGGGGCGCCGGACGCTGGTTACCGACGCGGGCAGTACCAAGGGAAACGTGATTGCCGCAGCGCGTGTCCATTTTGCTGCTCGACTCGGTCAATTCGTCCCCGCGCACCCCATTGCCGGTGCCGAAAACAGCGGTGCACTGGCCGCGCGCGCCGATCTCTATCGCCACAAGCAGATAGTCCTGACACCACTGCCGGAAAACCGTCCGGAGGACATCGCTCGCGTACGTTCGGCATGGGCGTGTTGCGGCGGCCTGGTCAGGGAACTGACAGCGGCCGAGCATGATCGGATTTTCGCTGCCGTCAGCCATCTGCCGCACCTTTTGTCCTTTGCCCTGGTGCATGAGCTGACCCGGCGCGACAACCGGGAGTTGCTGTTCGGCTTTGCCGCCAGCGGTTTTCGCGACTTCACGCGCATTGCTGCCAGCCACCCGGAGATGTGGCGAGATATCTGTCTGGCCAATCGCACCGCTTTGCTCGACGAACTCGACCACTACCGGTCAGAACTCGACGAATTGCGTGAGGCGCTGCAGCGTGGCGACGGAACCAGCCTCCAAGCGACCTTCGACATCGCCAGGAACGCTCGTCGCGAGTGGGCCGCGGGCCAGGCGAACGAGTGA
- a CDS encoding histidinol-phosphate transaminase: MTLYEHSLPYIRAISPYQPGKPITQLAREMGLAVEQIVKLASNENPLGMSPKARVAVTEAIAGLARYPDDFALKQSLAERTGLGRECIVLGNGSNDVLDIVARVFLAPGRSAVFAQYAFAVYPLATLAAGGEGIAVAARDYGHDLDAMRAAIRPDTRLLWIANPNNPTGTFVPYAQLRAFLQSLPAEVVVVLDEAYNEYLPPAERVDTTAWLGAFPNLVITRTFSKIYGLAGLRIGYALCSAEIADLMNRVRQPFNCNNLALTAAIAALDDHQFVASSYALNRSGMAQIVGGLKRLGCTHIPSHGNFLTFRAADAHLVNQKLLKQGVIVRPIASYGMPEWLRVTIGTESENARFLTALEGAL, from the coding sequence ATGACACTCTACGAGCACTCATTACCCTATATCCGGGCCATTTCTCCCTACCAGCCGGGCAAACCGATCACCCAACTGGCGCGCGAGATGGGTCTTGCCGTCGAGCAGATCGTCAAGCTGGCCTCCAACGAGAATCCGCTCGGCATGAGCCCCAAGGCGCGCGTGGCAGTGACCGAGGCGATCGCCGGCTTGGCACGTTATCCGGATGACTTCGCGTTGAAACAGTCCCTGGCTGAACGGACCGGCCTGGGAAGGGAGTGCATCGTTCTCGGCAATGGCTCGAATGACGTGCTCGATATCGTTGCCCGGGTTTTTCTTGCGCCGGGGCGCTCGGCAGTCTTCGCGCAGTATGCCTTTGCCGTTTATCCGCTGGCAACGCTGGCGGCCGGTGGCGAGGGCATTGCCGTCGCGGCCAGGGACTACGGCCATGACCTCGATGCCATGCGCGCTGCAATCCGGCCCGATACACGGCTGCTCTGGATCGCCAACCCCAACAATCCGACCGGCACCTTTGTGCCGTATGCGCAGCTTCGGGCCTTTCTACAGTCGCTGCCGGCAGAGGTCGTGGTGGTGCTCGACGAAGCCTACAACGAATACCTGCCTCCCGCCGAGCGGGTCGATACAACTGCCTGGCTGGGGGCCTTTCCGAACCTGGTGATCACCCGTACTTTTTCGAAGATCTACGGTCTGGCGGGTCTGCGCATCGGTTATGCGCTCTGCTCGGCCGAGATCGCCGACCTCATGAATCGCGTTCGCCAGCCCTTCAATTGCAACAACCTCGCACTGACCGCAGCCATCGCAGCGCTCGATGACCATCAGTTCGTCGCCAGCAGCTATGCGCTCAACCGTTCGGGAATGGCGCAGATTGTTGGCGGACTGAAACGCCTGGGCTGTACCCATATTCCATCGCATGGCAACTTCCTGACTTTCCGGGCAGCGGATGCGCATCTGGTTAACCAGAAGCTGCTCAAGCAGGGGGTCATCGTTCGTCCGATCGCCAGCTACGGGATGCCGGAATGGCTGCGCGTCACGATCGGTACCGAAAGCGAGAATGCCCGCTTCCTCACCGCCCTGGAGGGGGCGCTGTGA
- the pheA gene encoding prephenate dehydratase yields MSGDLQSELALVRQQIDGLDRQLLDLLNRRARYAQQVGEIKARHGEAGFIYRPEREAQVLQRIQEINPGPLSNESVTWFFREVMSACLSLEQPLGIAFLGPLGTFSESAAIKHFGHAARPMPQISIDDVFREVESCHADYAVVPIENSTEGAVGRTLDLLLTTPLKVCGEVVLRIHQHLLSNERSLGEVVKVYSHAQSLAQCHEWLNRSLPNVQRIPVGSNAQAAQLAATEAGVAAIAGQAAAERYRLPELASNIEDEPNNTTRFVVLGRHDAGPSGRDKTSLIMSAHNQTGALSKLLAPFSDAGVSLTRLESRPARHTLWAYVFFVDVEGHRDDVAVRSALTELARRAPYLKLLGSYPVAVY; encoded by the coding sequence GTGAGCGGCGACCTGCAGAGCGAACTGGCGCTCGTTCGCCAGCAGATCGATGGCCTTGACAGGCAATTGCTGGACTTGCTGAACCGGCGTGCCCGCTATGCGCAGCAGGTCGGGGAGATCAAGGCGCGCCATGGTGAGGCCGGCTTCATCTATCGGCCCGAGCGTGAAGCGCAGGTGCTGCAGCGGATTCAGGAGATCAACCCAGGGCCGCTGTCGAACGAGAGCGTGACCTGGTTTTTCCGGGAAGTGATGTCGGCTTGCCTGTCGCTTGAACAGCCGCTGGGCATTGCCTTCCTGGGACCGCTCGGCACCTTCTCGGAAAGCGCAGCGATCAAGCATTTTGGTCATGCCGCACGCCCGATGCCCCAGATTTCGATCGACGATGTCTTTCGCGAAGTCGAATCCTGTCATGCCGACTACGCTGTGGTGCCGATTGAAAACTCGACCGAGGGTGCCGTCGGACGCACCCTCGACCTGCTACTGACGACGCCGCTCAAGGTCTGTGGCGAAGTGGTGCTGCGCATTCACCAGCATCTGCTGTCGAACGAGCGCTCGCTGGGTGAAGTGGTGAAGGTCTATTCACATGCGCAGTCGCTGGCGCAATGTCACGAGTGGCTGAATCGCTCGCTGCCGAATGTACAGCGCATTCCGGTCGGCAGCAACGCGCAGGCCGCGCAACTCGCCGCGACCGAAGCAGGGGTTGCTGCAATCGCCGGTCAGGCAGCTGCCGAGCGTTATCGACTGCCTGAACTGGCCAGCAACATCGAGGATGAACCGAACAATACCACCCGCTTCGTCGTTCTCGGTCGCCACGACGCCGGGCCATCGGGGCGTGACAAGACCTCGCTGATCATGTCGGCGCACAACCAGACCGGCGCGCTCAGCAAGCTGCTGGCCCCGTTTTCCGATGCCGGTGTTTCGCTGACCCGGCTGGAGTCACGTCCAGCACGTCACACGCTGTGGGCGTATGTCTTTTTCGTCGATGTCGAGGGCCACCGCGACGATGTGGCAGTGCGTAGCGCACTCACCGAACTGGCTCGGCGTGCGCCTTATCTGAAGCTGCTGGGTTCATACCCGGTCGCGGTCTACTAG
- the gyrA gene encoding DNA gyrase subunit A, with amino-acid sequence MEAFAKETLPISLEDEMRRSYLDYAMSVIVGRALPDARDGLKPVHRRVLYAMHELSNDWNKPYKKSARIVGDVIGKYHPHGDTAVYDTIVRMAQEFSLRYMLVDGQGNFGSVDGDNAAAMRYTEVRMARIGHELLADIDKETVDFGPNYDGSEEEPLVMPARIPNLLINGSSGIAVGMATNIPPHNLGEVIDSCLALLDNAEIGVDDLIDLLPAPDFPTAGIIYGLAGVREGYRTGRGRVIMRGKVHFEELEKGNNRQAIIIDELPYQVNKRTLLERLGELVNEKKIEGISDLRDESDKSGMRVVIELKRGEVAEVVLNCLYKQTQLQDTFGMNMVALVDGQPRLLNLKQMLECFLWHRREVLTRRTVFELRKARERAHIQEGLAVALDNVDEIIALIKAAPTPADARRGLMTKPWTSPTVAEMLRRAALDATRPEGLGREFGLTENGYLLSEAQAQAILELRLQRLTGLERDKIVTDYGELLERIADLMDILARPERITEMIVDELTGIRAQFSDRRRSEIVTHTQDLGIEDFITPADMVVTLSHTGYIKAQPLADYRAQRRGGRGKQAAAMKADDFVDHLFVANTHDFILCFTNRGRVYWLKVYEVPQGTRSSRGKPIVNLFPFEDGEKISAILPVKEFADDRYIFMCTANGTVKKTPLSDFSNPRKAGIIAVALDEDDVLIGAEITNGLQDVVLVSDVGKAVWFDEEEVRPMGRTARGVRGMRLADQQQVLSLLVADNDQQTVLVATENGFGKRTILADFRHSGRGTQGVKAIAASERNGKVVAARLVRDEDEIMLITTGGVLIRTRVREIRELGRATQGVTLIALDAGEKLAGLEKVVESEDDVEGVEPPADGEDTAAVELSVTDPEQG; translated from the coding sequence ATGGAAGCTTTCGCCAAAGAAACCCTCCCGATCAGTCTCGAAGACGAGATGCGTCGATCGTATCTCGATTATGCGATGAGCGTGATTGTCGGGCGCGCGCTGCCCGACGCACGCGATGGCCTCAAGCCGGTGCATCGGCGTGTGCTGTACGCCATGCATGAGTTGTCGAATGACTGGAACAAGCCGTACAAGAAATCGGCGCGGATCGTCGGCGATGTCATCGGTAAGTACCATCCGCATGGCGACACGGCAGTCTATGATACTATCGTGCGCATGGCGCAGGAATTCTCCCTGCGCTACATGCTGGTCGACGGGCAGGGCAACTTCGGCTCGGTCGACGGCGACAATGCTGCCGCGATGCGTTACACCGAAGTGCGCATGGCGCGTATCGGGCACGAATTGCTTGCCGACATCGACAAGGAAACCGTTGATTTCGGACCTAACTACGACGGCTCGGAGGAAGAGCCGCTGGTCATGCCAGCGCGCATTCCGAACCTTCTGATCAACGGCTCGTCGGGAATTGCGGTCGGCATGGCGACCAATATTCCGCCGCACAACCTCGGCGAAGTGATCGACTCCTGCCTCGCGTTGCTTGACAACGCCGAGATCGGCGTCGACGATCTGATCGATCTGCTGCCGGCACCCGACTTTCCGACCGCCGGCATCATCTACGGCCTTGCCGGGGTCCGCGAGGGCTATCGCACCGGGCGGGGACGCGTCATCATGCGCGGCAAGGTGCACTTCGAGGAACTGGAGAAGGGCAACAATCGTCAGGCGATCATCATCGACGAACTGCCTTACCAGGTGAACAAGCGAACGTTGCTCGAACGGCTCGGCGAACTGGTCAACGAAAAGAAGATCGAAGGCATTTCCGATCTGCGCGACGAGTCCGACAAATCGGGCATGCGGGTGGTGATCGAGCTGAAGCGTGGCGAAGTGGCTGAAGTGGTGCTCAATTGTCTGTACAAGCAGACGCAACTGCAGGACACCTTCGGCATGAACATGGTTGCCTTGGTCGATGGGCAGCCGCGCCTGCTCAACCTCAAACAGATGCTCGAATGTTTTCTCTGGCACCGGCGCGAGGTGTTGACCCGTCGAACCGTTTTTGAATTGCGCAAGGCACGCGAGCGAGCGCACATCCAGGAAGGCCTGGCGGTGGCGCTCGACAATGTCGACGAGATCATCGCCCTGATCAAGGCTGCGCCGACGCCGGCCGATGCTCGCCGCGGGCTGATGACCAAGCCCTGGACTTCGCCGACGGTGGCCGAGATGCTGCGGCGGGCGGCGCTCGATGCAACCCGCCCAGAAGGGCTGGGTCGCGAATTCGGCCTGACGGAGAACGGCTACCTGCTCTCGGAAGCACAGGCACAGGCGATCCTCGAACTGCGCCTGCAGCGCCTGACCGGCCTCGAACGCGACAAGATCGTGACCGATTACGGCGAACTGCTGGAGCGCATTGCTGACCTGATGGACATCCTGGCGCGACCCGAGCGCATCACCGAGATGATCGTCGACGAATTGACCGGCATCCGTGCCCAGTTCTCCGACAGGCGTCGCTCGGAGATCGTCACCCACACCCAGGATCTCGGCATCGAGGATTTCATCACCCCGGCCGACATGGTGGTAACGCTTTCGCATACCGGTTACATCAAGGCGCAGCCGCTCGCCGACTATCGGGCACAGCGGCGGGGTGGACGGGGCAAGCAGGCGGCAGCGATGAAGGCGGACGATTTCGTCGACCATCTGTTCGTGGCCAATACGCACGATTTCATTCTCTGCTTCACCAACAGGGGGCGCGTCTACTGGCTGAAGGTCTATGAGGTACCGCAGGGAACGCGCAGCAGCCGCGGCAAGCCGATCGTCAACCTGTTTCCCTTCGAGGATGGCGAGAAAATCAGTGCCATCCTGCCGGTCAAGGAGTTCGCCGACGATCGCTACATCTTCATGTGCACCGCCAACGGCACGGTCAAGAAGACGCCGCTGTCGGACTTCTCCAACCCTCGCAAGGCAGGAATCATCGCTGTCGCCCTCGACGAGGATGATGTTCTGATCGGCGCCGAGATCACCAATGGTCTGCAGGATGTGGTGTTGGTTTCCGACGTCGGCAAAGCGGTGTGGTTCGACGAGGAGGAGGTTCGCCCGATGGGGCGTACCGCGCGCGGCGTGCGGGGCATGCGGCTCGCGGACCAGCAACAGGTGTTGTCGCTGTTGGTTGCTGACAACGATCAACAGACGGTGCTGGTGGCCACCGAGAACGGTTTTGGCAAACGCACGATTCTCGCAGATTTCCGTCATTCCGGTCGCGGCACGCAGGGGGTCAAGGCGATTGCCGCCAGCGAACGCAACGGCAAGGTCGTTGCCGCTCGCCTGGTGCGTGACGAAGACGAGATCATGCTGATCACCACCGGTGGCGTGTTGATCCGCACGCGCGTGCGCGAGATTCGCGAACTTGGGCGCGCGACCCAGGGAGTGACGCTGATCGCGCTCGACGCTGGAGAGAAGCTCGCCGGTCTGGAAAAGGTCGTCGAGAGCGAAGACGACGTCGAAGGGGTTGAGCCCCCGGCGGATGGCGAGGACACCGCCGCGGTCGAGCTTTCCGTTACCGATCCGGAGCAGGGGTAG